The sequence below is a genomic window from Coffea arabica cultivar ET-39 chromosome 4c, Coffea Arabica ET-39 HiFi, whole genome shotgun sequence.
ctaaggctacaacaccttttattttctttttcttttattttcattttttctttctttttctttcttttttcttctttttttttagaagGTGCCTTTCGGGCTTTCACCTAATGAACAAATTTTGCCGATAGCCTTTATCAACTCAGAAATATGTTTTAAGAAATGATGGCATCAGTGCGACAATCCTTCCCTTGCAAAATTGATGAAGGTGTATTAACATCATTTGCCATATGATTAGAAAAGTGATGTAAAGAACGGAAGTCAAgacttttaattttttgtaatgtgGTTAGGTGAGGCGCTAAGAAAAGGTTAAGGTTTGAAGACATATTTTATAAGTATTTAAATCACCTAAGGTCGCATCTTTATATTAACCCTACTTAGGATTAAACTaaaattgccccaatttattcttTGCCGAGgttcttttcttcaattttcttgtCCTTTTGTTCCTctatcacttttcacctcttgaaacttttctttccttttctttcaactcaaacttgcccccagtgtggggtttgcgattctcaggggttgccaaacgaaataatttattctggaAATTCAAaaaggataactagggatagaatgtttaattgaaaaagaagaaggcCTTCCATTTATCCGAATTGATCGATTGAGGGAAAATTTGTCCATCCATTTTTGTGAGAACAAGTACTTCACCAGACAATACCTTCTTGACAATGAAAGGGCCCTGTCAAGTTGGTACAAACTTGCCTTTGGCCTTCTCTTGCACTGGCAAAATTCGTTTCAACACTTTATCTCCTTCTTTGAATAGTCGTGGTTTAACCTTCTTGTTGTAAACACGGGCCATTCTCTTTTGATAGCATTGACCATGACAAATAGCATTTAACCTTTTCTCATCGATCAAAGACAACTACTCATGACGTCATTTAATCCAATCGGCTTCATCTAATTTGGTCTCCATTAGTATGCGCAATGAAAGAATTCCGACCTCAGCTAGCAAAACTGCTTTCATTCCGTACATGAGGTTGTAAGGCATTACCCCATAGAAGTCCGAATAGACGTTCTATATGCCATTAATGCATAGGGGAGCATTTCGTGCCAATCACGATGTCTTTCGGTCATTTTacgaattattttttttcaaattcttacTCGCTGCCTccacagctccattcatctgtgGTCTATAAATAGTGAAATTCCAATACTTGATTTTGAACTGCTCGCACAATCCATCACCATGTCATTATTGAGATTCTTTGCATTGTCGGTGATTAATGTCTCTGGTACGCCAAAACGAcaaatgatgtgttttcttaGAAAATCTATCACCACCTTCTTACCCACATGCCTGTAAGACTCAGTTTCGACTCATTTGGTAAAATATTCAATTGTCACCAAAATAAATCGATGCCCGTTTGAAGGAGGAGGGTCAATGGTTCCAATTACATCCATACCCCCACATTGAACATGGCCAGGGAGCAGTCATACTGTGTAATTTTGTGGGGGGAGTGCGCATAATATCTCCATGCAACTGACATTTAATGGACTTTCTGGCAAAAACTACACAATCATGCTTCATAGTAAGGCAAAAATATCCTGTCCTCATAATTTTCTTTGCTAATAAATGTCAACTCATATGTGATCCACATACACCActgtgcacttctttcatcaaataatctgcttcatcttcatcaacgCATCTTAGAAAGCCTAAGTTTGGCGTCCTTTTGTATACCACctctccatttaagaaaaacttGGATGATAACCTACGTAACAAACGTTTAGCAGTCATATCAGTACCTGGAGGATAAGAcccaattttgagaaattccttaATATCGTTGTACCAGGGACGGCCATTAGAAGATTTTTTCATAACCAGACAATATGCAGGTTTTTCTTGTAATTGAATCTGGATAGGCTCAATCACCAACTCATCTGGATGTTGAATCATTGAAGATaaagtggccaaagcatcagcaaAAACATTTCGCGCACGTGGAATATGCATGAACTCCAAACTTCTAAATTTATTTGCCAAATCCAGTAAATTGCAATGATATGGCAAAATCTTTGAATCTCGAGTTATCCATTCTTTAAGCGTTTGATGTACGAGTAGATCGGAATCACTAAACACTATTAAATCCTTGATCTCCATCTCCAATGCCATTTTTAATCCAAAAATACAAGATTCATATTCAGCCATATTGTTAGTGCAGAAAAATCACAGTTTAGCAGAACCGGGATAATGTTTTCCTTCAGGCGATACTAGAACAGGTTCGATCCCAGCTTCGAAAGAATTTGAAGCACCATCGAAGAATAGTCTCCACTCAGGGCATTGCTCATTCATATCTTCAGCTGTACCAACAAATAAGACCTCCTTATCTGGAAAATAAGTATGAAACGGTTGATAATaatttttccttggattttcaGCCAAATGATCTGCTATAACCTACCCCTTGATTGTTTTTTGCATGGTGAAAACGATATCGAATTCAGAAAGGATCATTTGCCATTTAGCCATACGTCCGATCGACATTGATTTCTCCAATAGGTATTTCAAAGGATCTAAATGAGAGATAAGATAGGTGATGTGACTAAGTAAATAATGTTTTAGTTTCTGAgttgcccaggccaatgcacagcaaCTCCTTTCAAGAAATGAGTATTTTGCCTCGTAAGATGTGTACTTCTTGCTAAGATAATAAATTGCTTGCTCTCTTTTCCCAGAATCGTCATGCTGCCCCAAAACACATCCCACACCCTCGTCGAGCACAGACAGatacataatcaaaggtcggCCCGGCTTGGATGGCACTAAGACCAGAGGATGCAACAAGTAATCCTTGATCTTATCAAAAGTTTGTTGGCATTCTTCACTCCAATACAATGGCACATTCTTCTTCAATAAGTTAAACAAAGACTCACATGTAGAAGTCAATTGAGCAATGAACCTGCCAATGAAATTAATTTTTCTCAAGAAACTTTTCACATCCTTTTGTGTTTTTGGCACGGGCATTTCACGAATTGCTTTAATCTTTGTCAGATCTATCTCTATCCCTTTTTTACTTACAATGAACCCCAGTAACTTGTCGACAGAAGCCTCGAAAGCGCACTTCGCAGgatttaatttcaaaatatatctTCTCAatctttcaaataactttttcaaatcaaccaaatgatCCTCCGCTTTCttggatttgattatgatgtcatccacataaactTCTATTTCCTTATGAATTATATCATGGAACAAAATGGTCATGGTCCTTTGATAAGTAGCTCCAGCATTTTTCAGTCCGAATGGCATTACTCGATAGCAAAATGTTCCCCATGGAGTGATAAAAGCAATTTTTTCTCTATCCTCTTGTGCCATTAGAATTTGATGGTATCCGGCGAAACAATCGTCAAAAATTCAATCCCATGCCCAGCGGTGTTGTCCAAAAGGATATGTATGTTTGGCAAGGGAAAATCATCCTTCAGACTAGCCTTATTCAAATCTCGGTAGTCAATACATACCCTCACCTCTCCACTTTTCTTCGGGacagggactggatttgaaagccaaataAGATAATGAGATACCATGATAATCTTGGCATTGAGTTACTTCTCAATTTGCTCCTTGATTTTGAGACTCATGTCCGGTTTAAATTTGCAAGGCTTCTGTTTTGGGTCTGTTGATAATTTGTGAACCACTATATCTGTTGAAATGCCCATCATGTCATCATAGGATCAAGCAAACAAAtatggtcaagaattcaagcatctcTTTTCTCTGCTTCTTATTCAAATGACTGCTAATTTTTATCTTCTTGATGTCGATCTCAGTGCCAAtattaatgaattttttttcttctaagttcggtttggatttctcttcatattgttcAAGATTCTTTAACAAAGCCTCAGATTCTTCCTTGTTATCGCTCTTGTGTTGAATTTCTGATTCCATAATTTCAAATTCGTGAGAGATATCGAAATTGCAGTTATCAAATTCCGgaatagtgatatccaaagggtcaatgtgttttatttttgACCATCTGAAAAAGAATGAGATAGATACAATAACGGgtaagtaaaacaattgaaaaatGAACACTGTGTATTTCATTGAATGTCAAATAAAGGGCAAAACGTCATAATACGCTACTTAACATAAGACTTATATTGAAAAAAcatttgattcaaaactatttacaaaactaAAAGGCAAAAGATGAACAATGTGAGTTATTTCTTTCATAGTTTTCAACCAAAGACAATCCCTTAGATTTACCGAAATTTCTTTCGGGAGGGAAGAAAATCAACGGTCCAATTCTTCATTACTTCCTTGGAGACCTCTGAAAATTCTGGATTCTCTGACGGCTCGTCCTCATAAGTAACCCCCACGAACAATTTAGACAAGCTAACATCCACCTCATCGATTGAGTCCAATTCAGATTTGATTACTTCTGATGGATAGGGAAAAGTATAATGCAATGGTTGGATACTCCTGACAACttgttttccttccttttctgcTTTCTTGTGATCCAGCATTTCTTTCATGCCCCTAGAAGTAGGTTGAAACTCTTGTCCAAAGGTGTCCTTCTTTCCTTGAGGCTCTATTGGTTCTAGGATTCCGTGCAAGTTACGTCCGAGACCATTG
It includes:
- the LOC113739163 gene encoding uncharacterized protein; protein product: MALEMEIKDLIVFSDSDLLVHQTLKEWITRDSKILPYHCNLLDLANKFRSLEFMHIPRARNVFADALATLSSMIQHPDELVIEPIQIQLQEKPAYCLVMKKSSNGRPWYNDIKEFLKIGSYPPGTDMTAKRLLRRLSSKFFLNGEVVYKRTPNLGFLRCVDEDEADYLMKEVHSGVCGSHMS